The following proteins are encoded in a genomic region of Ovis canadensis isolate MfBH-ARS-UI-01 breed Bighorn chromosome 12, ARS-UI_OviCan_v2, whole genome shotgun sequence:
- the OPTC gene encoding opticin, translating into MILRPMQLGFSTWLAGGSREEEHRLRTWANHVYRPAESGGGCPSSFPPPSAGTCQRHQGKKSLSQEVHLWTPMKLLALLSLLILMLQEAGTAPLSKEERGEEQPYGEGDSYAILHLGDYVLSLDNYEEVIDPSNYDELTDYGDQLPQVKGTSLASLTRTRFTQSTEAARTLPSNPTTARPPTLGLLAAPANHGLPTCLICVCLGSSVYCDDADLENIPPLPQTTAYLYARFNRISHIRAGDFKGLTKLKRIDLSGNSISSIDDKALRLLPALRDLILSENKLVALPALPTSIEVLDVRMNRLQSSGIQPEAFRALEKLQFLYLADNLLDAIPWPLPLSLRSLHLQNNMIETMQRDAFCDAEEHRYTRRQLEDIRLDGNPINLSRFPSAYFCLPRLPTGRFV; encoded by the exons ATGATCCTGAGACCCATGCAGCTGGGGTTTAGCACGTGGTTAGCgggaggaagcagggaggaggAGCATCGTCTAAGAACCTGGGCAAACCATGTATACAGGCCGGCAGAATCGGGAGGAGGGTGTCCGAGCTCCTTCCCACCACCTTCAGCAGGGACTTGCCAAAGGCACCAGGGAAAGAAGAGTCTCTCCCAAGAAGTGCATCTTTG GACCCCCATGAAGCTCCTGGCCTTACTGAGCCTTCTGATCCTGATGCTGCAGGAAGCAGGGACAGCACCTCTCtcaaaggaggagaggggagaagagcagCCGTATGGGGAAGGCGATTCTTATGCCATTCTGCATCTGGGGGACTATGTCCTGAGCCTGGACAACTACGAAGAGGTCATCGATCCAAGCAACTATGATGAACTCACAGACTACGGGGACCAGCTCCCCCAG GTTAAAGGGACCAGCCTGGCTTCTCTCACCAGGACACGCTTTACTCAGAGCACAGAGGCTGCAAGGACACTCCCTTCAAACCCCACGACGGCCCGGCCTCCGACACTAGGCCTGCTGGCTGCCCCGGCCAACCACG GCCTGCCAACCTGTCTGATCTGCGTGTGCCTCGGTTCCTCTGTGTACTGTGATGACGCGGACCTGGAGAACatccctcctcttccccagaCGACTGCCTACTTATATGCTCGGTTCAACCGCATCAGCCACATTCGGGCTGGAGACTTCAAAGGGCTGA CAAAACTGAAGAGGATTGACCTCTCTGgcaattccatctcctccatcgATGACAAGGCCCTCCGCCTGTTGCCTGCTCTGCGGGATCTGATCCTCTCTGAGAACAAGCTCGTGGCGCTGCCTGCGCTGCCCACCAGCATCGAGGTCCTGGATGTCCGCATGAATCGGCTCCAGAGCTCAGGGATACAGCCTGAAGCCTTCAGG gcACTGGAGAAGCTGCAGTTCCTCTACCTGGCCGATAACCTGCTGGACGCCatcccctggcccctgcccctgaGCCTGCGCTCACTGCACCTGCAG AATAACATGATAGAGACCATGCAGAGGGACGCCTTCTGCGACGCCGAGGAGCACAGATACACCAGGAGGCAGCTGGAAGACATCCGCCTGGACGGCAACCCCATCAACCTGAGCCGCTTCCCCAGCGCGTACTTCTGCCTGCCTCGGCTCCCCACCGGCCGCTTTGTCTAA